The following coding sequences are from one Bradyrhizobium sp. 200 window:
- the hisH gene encoding imidazole glycerol phosphate synthase subunit HisH produces the protein MSKPSVTVIDYGIGNIFSVRRALEHCGADVQLSSKETEIAAADRVILPGVGAFADGMKGLRDRGLIEVVSRFAATGRPILGICLGMQMLATSSEEFGENVGLGLIPGRVTKVPNETVEGKPHKIPHIGWSEIFPVSGGDWKATILEDTSEGTPVYLVHSFHLVPHDPADLLADCNYGGHRVTAAVRSGNIFGAQFHPEKSGKAGLQMLAAFLRL, from the coding sequence TCAGCGTGCGGCGTGCACTTGAACATTGCGGTGCGGACGTTCAGTTGTCCTCGAAGGAGACTGAGATCGCGGCCGCCGATCGCGTCATTCTGCCGGGCGTCGGAGCGTTTGCCGATGGAATGAAGGGGCTGCGCGATCGCGGTCTCATCGAGGTCGTATCGCGGTTCGCGGCCACCGGCCGTCCGATCTTGGGCATCTGCCTCGGCATGCAAATGCTTGCGACGTCCAGCGAGGAGTTCGGCGAGAATGTGGGTTTGGGCCTGATACCCGGCCGGGTCACGAAGGTCCCGAACGAAACGGTTGAAGGCAAGCCGCACAAGATTCCACACATCGGCTGGAGTGAAATATTCCCGGTATCCGGTGGCGACTGGAAGGCGACAATTCTCGAGGATACCTCGGAAGGTACGCCGGTTTATCTGGTGCATTCATTTCATCTGGTCCCGCATGATCCCGCCGATCTGCTGGCCGACTGCAATTATGGTGGTCACCGCGTTACGGCCGCGGTGCGGTCAGGCAACATCTTCGGCGCCCAGTTTCATCCCGAAAAGAGCGGCAAGGCAGGCCTGCAAATGCTTGCGGCATTTCTTCGGCTATAG
- a CDS encoding oligosaccharide flippase family protein — MRFLHAGAIYAAANIASAAVPFMLLPLLTRVLTPADYGYIVAFALLVTLCMPFAGLSVHSAVGVAWFNKSRDEIPAFNGTALGLIVVTTAIVAPIVAVVVELMPSLVAGLPPVWGAVAALTAGANVTLQCRLVLWQSQGQPLKNAILQVSASVLNVGLSLLAVLAFGWESAGRNAGIAVSLIAMATVAVVMFMLSRDATWSFRPKYLAEQVRFGMPLVPHVLAGVFLGTIDRWMVSTQLGAEALGIYGAAAQLGMVMTILADGFVKAYNPWLYAQLGSDNANGKYNVVGAVYLAVPAFVCVGAVVGLILHWTSGIFLGPRYADANTVLPWFVLGGTLSGVYFCLSSIFFFTGRTGLLASCTSSAAAVGAMIVWLLVTLLGVQGAAIGFAVTQGLLALFVAVTAINSFDLPWSEIRKAVGTLLQSAHGSTRLKLLNP; from the coding sequence ATGAGATTTCTCCACGCTGGTGCGATTTATGCGGCGGCCAATATCGCTTCCGCGGCCGTGCCGTTCATGCTGTTGCCGTTACTCACGCGGGTGCTTACCCCGGCTGACTATGGGTATATCGTGGCGTTCGCGCTGCTGGTTACTCTCTGCATGCCGTTTGCGGGTCTCAGCGTTCATTCGGCCGTAGGCGTTGCGTGGTTCAACAAATCCCGTGACGAAATTCCGGCTTTCAATGGCACGGCGCTGGGTCTGATTGTCGTCACGACAGCCATTGTGGCGCCGATCGTTGCCGTCGTTGTCGAATTGATGCCGTCGCTTGTTGCTGGCCTGCCGCCGGTTTGGGGAGCGGTTGCGGCGTTGACGGCTGGAGCCAATGTTACGCTGCAATGTCGACTGGTGCTCTGGCAAAGCCAGGGACAACCGCTAAAGAACGCGATCCTGCAGGTGTCTGCCAGCGTTCTGAACGTTGGCCTGTCGCTTCTCGCTGTGCTTGCTTTCGGATGGGAATCTGCAGGCCGCAATGCTGGAATTGCGGTGTCTTTGATCGCAATGGCAACCGTTGCTGTCGTCATGTTCATGCTTTCGCGTGACGCGACCTGGTCGTTCCGACCAAAATATCTGGCGGAGCAGGTTCGCTTTGGGATGCCTCTGGTTCCCCATGTATTGGCCGGGGTATTTCTTGGAACCATTGATCGCTGGATGGTATCGACGCAACTCGGCGCGGAAGCGCTCGGTATCTACGGTGCGGCAGCTCAGCTTGGCATGGTGATGACAATCCTGGCCGACGGCTTTGTGAAAGCCTATAACCCGTGGCTGTATGCCCAGCTTGGATCCGACAATGCGAACGGCAAATACAACGTCGTAGGCGCCGTGTATCTTGCCGTGCCTGCTTTTGTCTGCGTCGGGGCGGTCGTCGGGCTGATCCTGCACTGGACAAGCGGTATATTTCTCGGACCCCGCTATGCGGACGCAAACACGGTGCTTCCGTGGTTCGTGTTGGGTGGAACCTTGAGTGGCGTGTACTTTTGCCTGTCCAGCATTTTCTTCTTCACTGGCCGAACCGGCCTGCTTGCATCGTGCACCTCAAGCGCGGCGGCGGTAGGAGCGATGATAGTCTGGCTGCTGGTCACTCTTCTCGGCGTGCAGGGGGCCGCGATCGGTTTTGCTGTCACGCAAGGGTTGCTCGCTTTGTTCGTGGCGGTTACCGCTATTAATAGTTTTGATCTGCCCTGGTCTGAGATTCGCAAGGCGGTCGGCACTTTGTTGCAGAGTGCCCATGGTTCAACGCGTCTCAAGCTGCTCAACCCATAG
- a CDS encoding Gfo/Idh/MocA family oxidoreductase: MTANSPTGIRAAVIGLGRMGMRHTEAITSLGMTVVGVADTDQQARAAAQNGYGIGSSACFSDGVEMLRSVRPEALVIATTAPSHAPLVLAAAEAGVRYVLCEKPMATSLRDAQEMMETCRRTGAILAINHQMRFMEQYTRVKSLIGSEALGPLASVLVAASNFGLAMNGSHYFEMFRYISGLSVHSVNAWFEDAKLANPRGAQFEDRSGRILARTADGVSMYLDFSVNAGNGVNVVYICRNGQIVVDELNGVMRVVARKAEFRDLPTTRYGMPSDIHVENIAPADVVGPTKALWSALLDGRSFPDGEAGIHALACCVAAHVSHESGGNSVRVDDQSLPRTHQFKWA, from the coding sequence ATGACTGCAAATTCTCCGACCGGCATACGTGCCGCCGTTATTGGTCTTGGCCGCATGGGTATGCGGCATACAGAGGCGATAACCAGTCTCGGGATGACCGTTGTTGGCGTGGCAGATACCGACCAGCAAGCTCGAGCGGCTGCGCAGAATGGTTATGGCATTGGTTCTTCGGCGTGCTTTTCCGATGGCGTAGAGATGTTGCGCAGCGTGCGCCCGGAGGCGCTGGTGATAGCCACGACGGCTCCTTCACACGCGCCGCTGGTACTCGCCGCCGCCGAGGCAGGCGTTCGTTATGTTCTCTGCGAGAAACCGATGGCTACATCGCTCCGCGATGCCCAGGAAATGATGGAGACGTGCAGGCGCACCGGTGCGATTCTCGCGATCAATCATCAGATGCGGTTCATGGAGCAATATACGCGCGTCAAGTCGCTAATTGGCTCCGAGGCGCTCGGACCGCTTGCAAGCGTACTCGTCGCCGCCTCGAATTTCGGTCTGGCGATGAACGGCAGTCATTATTTCGAGATGTTCCGCTATATCAGCGGACTTTCTGTCCACTCGGTCAACGCGTGGTTTGAGGACGCGAAACTTGCAAACCCTCGCGGGGCGCAATTCGAAGACCGCTCGGGAAGAATTCTCGCGCGTACCGCTGACGGTGTGTCGATGTATCTCGACTTTTCCGTCAATGCCGGCAACGGGGTCAACGTGGTCTACATATGTCGTAACGGACAAATCGTTGTGGACGAATTGAACGGGGTTATGCGGGTTGTCGCCCGCAAGGCCGAGTTTCGCGATCTTCCGACGACCCGTTACGGCATGCCATCGGACATCCATGTCGAGAATATTGCGCCGGCAGACGTGGTTGGGCCGACGAAGGCGCTCTGGTCGGCGCTTCTTGACGGTCGGTCTTTCCCGGATGGGGAAGCGGGGATACACGCCCTCGCTTGCTGCGTAGCGGCCCACGTTTCGCATGAAAGTGGGGGCAACTCAGTCCGTGTCGATGATCAGAGCTTGCCACGCACTCATCAATTCAAGTGGGCCTGA
- a CDS encoding Gfo/Idh/MocA family oxidoreductase, with amino-acid sequence MKKWKVAIVGAGYMAQEHARALSSIDVVELVGVCGRTRQRAEALAQAHAMPVYRSITEMYADTQADAVVVTVNELAMPDVCAESFRFPWVCLLEKPVGVDLQAATRILEDSRRADARAFVAFNRRSYSATRQALQELAADDGPRLISVLDQEDQDAARAAGQPEEVVRNWMYANSIHLIDYFSFMARGDVVSIEHGAPWTPESPRFVAATIRFSSGDVGIYQAVWNAPGPWSVTVTNREIRLEMRPIERLAVQRRGERRLTEIEPELVDAEYKPGLRYQAEQLISILEGRQAGLATLDDAMRSMELCAKIYGLAPAS; translated from the coding sequence ATGAAGAAGTGGAAGGTAGCGATTGTTGGCGCCGGCTACATGGCACAGGAACATGCCAGGGCGCTGAGTTCTATCGATGTGGTTGAACTCGTGGGGGTCTGCGGGCGGACGCGCCAGCGCGCTGAAGCCTTGGCTCAGGCCCATGCCATGCCCGTCTATCGAAGCATTACGGAGATGTATGCGGATACGCAGGCCGATGCGGTTGTCGTAACCGTCAATGAGCTTGCAATGCCGGACGTATGTGCGGAGAGCTTCAGATTTCCATGGGTCTGCTTGTTGGAAAAGCCCGTTGGCGTGGATCTGCAGGCCGCCACGCGGATTCTGGAGGACAGCCGTCGCGCCGATGCTCGCGCGTTCGTTGCTTTCAACCGCCGTTCATATTCGGCCACAAGGCAGGCTCTCCAGGAACTGGCGGCCGATGATGGCCCCCGCCTGATTTCCGTGCTCGATCAGGAAGATCAGGACGCTGCGCGCGCAGCCGGCCAGCCGGAAGAAGTCGTGCGCAACTGGATGTACGCCAATTCGATTCATCTTATTGATTATTTCAGCTTCATGGCCCGTGGCGATGTTGTGTCGATCGAGCACGGTGCTCCCTGGACACCGGAGTCGCCACGTTTCGTTGCAGCTACGATCCGGTTCTCAAGCGGCGACGTAGGGATCTATCAGGCTGTCTGGAACGCGCCTGGACCTTGGTCCGTGACCGTGACGAATCGCGAGATTCGTCTCGAAATGCGTCCGATTGAAAGGCTTGCCGTTCAGAGGCGGGGCGAGCGACGTCTGACTGAAATCGAACCGGAGTTGGTGGACGCGGAATACAAGCCCGGATTGAGGTATCAGGCGGAACAATTGATTTCAATTCTCGAAGGGCGTCAGGCAGGCCTTGCAACACTCGATGATGCAATGCGCTCGATGGAACTCTGCGCCAAGATTTACGGACTTGCGCCCGCCTCATGA
- a CDS encoding glycosyltransferase family 4 protein, producing MRVLYLDSDGPLGGASRSLFEVVRPLSAGDVDPYFVAVQGTALNFYSQIARDMVVTRGLTKFDNTRYSHYRGVRWLVLIREVFYFPFTIVALLRARMRWKAVDVIHINEVLCIIPGLIARWLFGVALVVHVRSPARMDEKSARCRWLYKRLQRNAAAIIAIDETTRATLPASLNVDVIQNSFTPKKLEQPDQAMQSKLDALRPASLKIGFVGNLHHSKGLFDLLEAAKLVRASGRDVEYVIVGGVTVVDRGLKARLLAAAGLAQNVQEELGTRVEEEGMADIFHLLGPTIDIQRVYERIDVIAFPSHFDAPGRPVFEAAFSSVPSIVAVENPFPDTLVDGKTGLAIPGRNPQRLAEAIMHFADHPEDVRRMGGNARELAERNFKPEANAKKLLAIYTRVVQNNAARP from the coding sequence ATGAGAGTATTATATCTGGATAGCGATGGTCCGCTTGGCGGGGCGTCGCGCAGCCTGTTTGAGGTGGTGCGGCCACTGTCCGCGGGCGATGTCGATCCGTACTTCGTGGCGGTACAGGGTACCGCGCTCAATTTCTACTCGCAGATCGCCAGGGATATGGTCGTAACGCGCGGCCTCACGAAGTTCGACAATACGCGCTACAGCCATTATCGAGGCGTGCGCTGGCTGGTCTTGATCAGGGAGGTTTTCTATTTCCCTTTCACCATCGTCGCCTTGCTGCGTGCGCGCATGCGCTGGAAGGCTGTCGATGTCATCCACATCAACGAGGTGTTGTGCATCATTCCGGGTCTGATCGCACGCTGGCTGTTCGGCGTTGCACTCGTCGTTCACGTGCGCTCACCCGCGCGCATGGATGAAAAGTCTGCAAGGTGCCGTTGGCTGTATAAACGGCTGCAAAGAAACGCCGCTGCGATCATCGCGATCGACGAGACCACCAGGGCTACACTGCCGGCATCGCTGAATGTGGATGTCATTCAAAATTCGTTCACTCCCAAGAAGCTGGAGCAGCCGGACCAGGCGATGCAGTCGAAGCTCGACGCGCTGCGTCCGGCTTCGCTGAAAATCGGTTTTGTCGGTAACCTCCATCATTCGAAGGGGCTGTTCGATCTGCTGGAGGCCGCGAAGCTGGTTCGTGCCTCCGGCCGGGATGTAGAGTATGTGATCGTCGGCGGAGTTACCGTGGTCGATCGAGGCCTGAAAGCCAGGCTTCTTGCGGCGGCCGGTCTTGCACAGAACGTGCAGGAGGAGCTAGGCACGCGAGTGGAGGAGGAGGGGATGGCCGATATCTTCCATCTGCTGGGCCCGACGATCGACATTCAGCGCGTCTATGAGCGTATTGACGTCATCGCCTTTCCGTCGCATTTCGACGCGCCGGGGCGGCCGGTGTTCGAGGCGGCATTCTCCTCGGTTCCGTCCATCGTCGCAGTCGAAAATCCATTCCCCGATACGCTGGTCGACGGCAAGACTGGTCTCGCCATTCCCGGCCGCAACCCGCAAAGGCTGGCCGAGGCGATCATGCACTTCGCCGACCATCCCGAAGACGTGCGCCGGATGGGCGGTAACGCCCGGGAGCTGGCCGAAAGGAACTTCAAGCCCGAGGCGAACGCCAAGAAACTGCTGGCGATTTACACACGGGTTGTTCAGAACAACGCCGCTCGTCCCTGA
- a CDS encoding N-acetyl sugar amidotransferase, with translation MKPPSKRAYQICANCIMDTSDSNITFDRRGWCDYCNNYHQNILPNWHPDARGESEMQAVAETIRNEGKDRDHDCIIGVSGGVDSSYVALLAKEKLGLRPLIFHVDAGWNSQQSVNNIEKMVDNLELDLHTEVIDWQEMRDLQLAFFKAQVPHLDTPQDHAFFAGLYNFAAKHGFKYVITGANYSTECVREPLEWHYHATDLRQLKDIHRQFGTRPLKTFPLTDIFTHKLYYRFAKGMRIVKPLNNFPYIKEDAMQELADRFGWQKYAHKHYESRFTRFYEGYWLPVKFGYDKRRAHFSSLILTGQMTRDEALRRIAQPAYDEDTMAHEFEYVATKLDLTVEELRELMNGPNKSYRDYKSSMPLIDLGTRVLRGLGVQKMMVR, from the coding sequence ATGAAACCTCCCTCGAAGCGCGCGTACCAGATTTGCGCGAACTGCATCATGGATACGTCGGACTCGAACATCACGTTCGATCGCCGCGGCTGGTGTGACTATTGCAACAACTATCATCAGAATATCCTGCCGAACTGGCATCCCGACGCGCGCGGCGAAAGTGAGATGCAGGCCGTCGCCGAGACCATCCGCAACGAGGGCAAGGATCGCGATCACGACTGCATTATCGGTGTCAGCGGCGGTGTTGACAGTTCGTATGTTGCCTTGCTCGCCAAGGAGAAACTGGGGCTTCGCCCGCTGATCTTCCATGTGGATGCCGGCTGGAATTCCCAACAGTCGGTCAACAACATCGAGAAGATGGTCGACAATCTCGAGCTCGATCTGCACACGGAAGTCATCGACTGGCAGGAGATGCGGGACCTTCAGCTCGCATTCTTCAAGGCCCAGGTACCGCATCTCGACACGCCGCAAGATCATGCCTTTTTTGCCGGCCTGTACAATTTTGCGGCAAAGCACGGGTTCAAATACGTCATAACCGGTGCGAACTATTCGACCGAATGCGTTCGTGAACCGCTTGAATGGCACTATCACGCCACCGACCTTCGGCAGCTAAAGGACATTCACCGCCAGTTCGGAACGCGGCCTCTCAAGACCTTCCCGCTGACCGACATTTTCACCCACAAGCTCTACTATCGCTTCGCGAAGGGAATGCGGATCGTCAAGCCGCTCAATAACTTTCCCTATATCAAGGAAGATGCGATGCAGGAGCTGGCTGACCGGTTCGGCTGGCAAAAATACGCCCACAAGCACTACGAGTCGCGTTTCACACGCTTCTACGAAGGCTATTGGCTTCCCGTCAAATTCGGTTACGACAAACGCCGTGCACATTTTTCAAGCCTGATCCTGACCGGCCAAATGACGCGCGACGAGGCGCTGCGGCGAATTGCGCAACCGGCGTATGATGAAGACACGATGGCGCACGAATTCGAATATGTTGCGACCAAGCTCGATCTGACCGTCGAGGAACTGAGAGAGTTGATGAACGGACCGAACAAGAGCTATCGAGACTACAAATCGAGCATGCCGCTGATTGACCTCGGAACCCGGGTCTTGCGCGGGCTGGGCGTGCAAAAGATGATGGTCCGATGA
- the hisH gene encoding imidazole glycerol phosphate synthase subunit HisH: MIAIVDYGLGNIAAFASVYNKANIKVSIAKTAADLKGASKLILPGVGHFDHAMRLLQQSGMRESLDEMVLQGKVPVMGICVGMQILARSSEEGELPGLGWIDADVRAFRSSDATKNMSVPHMGWNDVQPLSGSRLFDELQTDARFYFLHSYFMRCDRGEDVLAISNYGTDFTCAVQSSNIYGVQFHPEKSHSFGNRLLRNFAGL, from the coding sequence ATGATCGCTATCGTTGACTATGGACTCGGCAACATCGCCGCGTTCGCAAGCGTCTATAACAAGGCCAATATCAAGGTATCGATCGCCAAGACAGCCGCCGACTTGAAAGGGGCGTCAAAGCTGATTCTTCCGGGCGTGGGCCATTTCGATCATGCCATGCGCCTTCTGCAGCAGTCCGGCATGCGGGAGTCTCTCGACGAGATGGTGCTCCAGGGCAAGGTCCCGGTGATGGGGATTTGTGTCGGCATGCAGATACTGGCGCGGTCGAGCGAAGAGGGAGAATTGCCGGGCCTCGGCTGGATCGATGCGGATGTCCGGGCATTCAGATCCTCGGATGCGACAAAGAACATGTCGGTGCCACACATGGGATGGAACGACGTCCAGCCGTTGTCGGGGAGCCGGTTATTCGATGAACTTCAGACCGATGCAAGATTCTATTTTCTGCATTCTTATTTCATGCGCTGCGATCGTGGAGAGGATGTACTCGCGATCTCCAACTATGGCACCGACTTTACTTGTGCGGTGCAATCTTCCAACATTTACGGTGTCCAGTTCCATCCCGAAAAGAGTCACAGTTTCGGTAATCGTCTGTTGAGAAACTTCGCAGGGCTTTGA
- a CDS encoding AglZ/HisF2 family acetamidino modification protein — protein MLRPRIIPCLLVHNRGLVKTVAFKDPKYVGDPINAVKIFNEKEADELVVLDIDATAHNAEPDFKMVANLAAECRMPLCYGGGVKTAEQARRIIGLGVEKIAISSAAIETPDLVSEAAQEIGGQSVVVVIDAKLDPRTGQTLAWTHNGTRNSGRTVIDVAQQAEALGAGEIVVNSIDNDGRMKGYDLALARSVRQAVRLPITLLGGAGSLADIKALIEACGVVGAAVGSLFVFKGPYKAVLINYPAPQKKDELFLPALS, from the coding sequence ATGCTTCGGCCAAGGATCATACCCTGTCTGCTGGTTCACAATCGAGGGCTTGTGAAAACGGTTGCATTCAAGGATCCAAAATACGTCGGCGATCCCATCAATGCCGTCAAGATATTCAATGAAAAAGAGGCAGACGAACTCGTCGTGCTCGATATCGACGCGACGGCTCATAACGCGGAGCCTGACTTCAAGATGGTCGCCAACCTGGCAGCCGAATGCCGAATGCCGCTTTGCTATGGCGGGGGCGTCAAGACGGCGGAGCAGGCAAGACGAATCATCGGTCTTGGCGTCGAGAAAATTGCGATCAGTTCAGCCGCCATTGAGACGCCTGATCTGGTTTCGGAAGCGGCCCAGGAGATCGGTGGCCAGAGTGTTGTCGTTGTCATCGATGCCAAACTGGACCCGCGAACCGGTCAGACCCTGGCATGGACCCACAATGGCACGCGCAACTCGGGCCGCACGGTAATTGACGTCGCGCAGCAGGCCGAAGCACTGGGCGCTGGCGAGATCGTCGTCAATTCCATCGACAACGACGGCAGAATGAAGGGGTACGACCTTGCGCTTGCGCGGTCCGTGCGGCAAGCGGTCAGGCTCCCGATCACGCTGCTCGGCGGCGCCGGCTCGCTTGCGGATATCAAGGCGCTGATCGAGGCATGCGGCGTCGTCGGCGCGGCCGTCGGCAGCCTGTTCGTGTTCAAGGGGCCGTATAAGGCGGTTTTGATTAACTATCCCGCGCCGCAAAAGAAGGATGAGCTGTTTTTGCCTGCTTTGAGCTAG
- a CDS encoding polysaccharide biosynthesis protein, protein MFDDRVLLITGGTGSFGKAVLKRFLASNLREIRIFSRDEKKQDDLRKVYSDPKLKFYIGDVREPRSVAAAMRGVDYCFHAAALKQVPSCEFYPMEAVRTNILGTENVLEAAVAANVKRVVCLSTDKAVYPVNAMGMSKAMMEKVMVAVSRNLNGTVICGTRYGNVMASRGSVIPLFVEQITAGKPITITDPAMTRFMMTLDESVELVLYAFTHGQNGDIFVQKAPAATVAVLARALLEILGRPDHPVLEIGTRHGEKLYETLLSREEMSHAEDRGNYYRIPPDGRDLNYSKFVDEGERRISAGHDYNSESTRQLDVPAMKELLFRLEFVQRVARGEPVVLDD, encoded by the coding sequence ATGTTTGACGACCGGGTTCTTTTGATAACGGGCGGTACCGGCTCTTTCGGCAAGGCCGTGCTGAAGCGTTTTCTTGCGTCCAACCTGCGCGAGATCAGGATTTTTAGCCGTGATGAGAAGAAACAGGATGATCTGCGAAAGGTCTATTCAGATCCGAAGCTGAAATTCTACATCGGGGATGTGCGGGAGCCGCGCAGCGTCGCTGCGGCCATGCGCGGGGTGGACTATTGTTTTCATGCTGCGGCTTTGAAGCAGGTACCATCCTGCGAATTTTACCCGATGGAGGCGGTTCGTACCAACATTCTCGGGACCGAGAACGTTCTTGAGGCTGCGGTGGCCGCAAACGTCAAACGCGTCGTGTGCCTGAGCACCGACAAGGCCGTCTATCCCGTGAACGCAATGGGCATGTCCAAGGCCATGATGGAGAAGGTCATGGTTGCGGTCTCGCGCAATCTCAACGGCACCGTGATCTGCGGAACACGCTATGGCAACGTCATGGCCTCGCGCGGATCCGTTATCCCGCTGTTCGTCGAGCAGATCACGGCCGGCAAGCCGATCACCATTACCGATCCGGCCATGACGCGGTTCATGATGACACTCGATGAATCTGTCGAGCTGGTGCTGTACGCGTTTACGCACGGGCAGAACGGCGACATCTTCGTCCAGAAGGCGCCCGCCGCGACCGTGGCGGTTCTGGCGCGGGCTCTGCTCGAGATTTTGGGGCGGCCCGATCATCCGGTGCTCGAGATCGGTACCCGGCATGGCGAAAAACTCTACGAGACGCTGCTCAGCCGCGAGGAGATGAGCCATGCTGAAGACCGCGGCAATTACTATCGTATTCCGCCGGATGGCCGCGATCTGAACTACTCAAAATTCGTCGACGAAGGCGAGCGGCGCATCAGCGCGGGCCATGACTACAATTCCGAGAGCACGCGTCAGCTCGATGTGCCCGCGATGAAGGAGCTGCTGTTTCGGCTTGAGTTCGTGCAGCGCGTCGCGCGCGGTGAACCGGTTGTACTGGACGACTAG
- a CDS encoding NAD-dependent epimerase/dehydratase family protein translates to MRILITGADGFIGTNLRVRLREAGHQDIVCITRASSSEDLNAGLGAADFVFHLAGVNRPKTDDEFIQGNQNFTERLCEALLAAGRPIPVVFASSTQAALENRYGQSKLAAEAALSRYSQATGAPLFMFRLTNVFGKWARPNYNSAVATFCHNVARGLPISIRDPAVKLRLIHIDDVVDAFLRCLTLSGSPAGFVEAGPVYETTVGEVAKIIRDFSESRSTLLTPPVGVGLGRALYATYVTYLPVASFSYDVPQYRDPRGSFVEVLKTPDCGQFSYFTAGPGVTRGEHYHHSKTEKFVVIQGTARFCFRQIETGEFHDLVVRGGEGTIVETIPGWAHDITNIGSNELIVMLWANEIFDRARPDTIAMKVVP, encoded by the coding sequence ATGCGCATTCTGATCACCGGAGCGGACGGATTTATCGGCACGAACCTGCGGGTCCGCCTGCGTGAAGCCGGCCATCAGGACATCGTCTGCATTACGCGCGCTTCGTCATCCGAAGATCTCAACGCCGGACTTGGTGCTGCCGATTTCGTCTTTCATCTGGCAGGTGTCAACCGGCCCAAGACAGACGACGAATTCATCCAGGGCAATCAGAATTTCACGGAACGGCTCTGCGAGGCGCTTCTTGCCGCCGGCCGGCCCATACCGGTGGTATTTGCTTCGTCAACCCAGGCCGCGCTGGAAAATCGTTACGGTCAAAGCAAATTGGCGGCCGAAGCGGCCTTGTCGCGATACAGTCAAGCGACCGGCGCGCCGCTCTTCATGTTCCGCCTGACCAATGTATTCGGCAAATGGGCCCGGCCAAACTACAATTCGGCCGTTGCAACCTTCTGCCATAACGTCGCCCGCGGCTTACCGATCAGCATCCGCGATCCCGCAGTGAAGCTCCGCCTGATCCATATCGACGACGTGGTCGATGCCTTCCTTCGTTGCCTGACGCTATCCGGCTCTCCGGCGGGCTTTGTCGAAGCCGGTCCGGTCTATGAGACGACGGTCGGCGAAGTCGCGAAGATTATCCGCGACTTTTCCGAGAGCAGATCGACGCTCCTCACACCGCCTGTCGGCGTTGGACTTGGAAGAGCGCTTTACGCCACTTATGTCACCTACCTTCCGGTTGCCTCGTTCAGCTACGATGTGCCGCAATATCGCGATCCGCGCGGCAGCTTCGTGGAGGTATTGAAGACCCCGGATTGCGGCCAGTTTTCGTATTTTACGGCCGGTCCCGGCGTTACCCGCGGGGAGCACTATCATCACAGCAAGACCGAAAAATTCGTGGTCATTCAGGGTACGGCCCGGTTTTGCTTCAGGCAGATTGAAACCGGCGAGTTTCATGACCTGGTGGTCCGGGGCGGCGAAGGGACCATTGTCGAAACCATTCCGGGCTGGGCGCATGACATTACCAATATCGGCAGCAACGAACTGATCGTCATGCTGTGGGCGAACGAGATTTTCGACCGTGCGCGACCGGACACGATCGCGATGAAGGTAGTCCCGTGA